In Sphingomonas phyllosphaerae, one DNA window encodes the following:
- a CDS encoding pseudouridine synthase, with protein MADERSPHRIAKLLARAGVASRREVERMIAEGRVAKDGVVLDTPATVLPSLDGVTVDGEPVAAAEPTRLFLFHKPTGVLTAERDPAGRATIYDRLPADLPRLVPIGRLDLNTEGLLLLTTDGEFKRQLELPATGVERSYRARAYGQISQAQLEDLIHGIEIDGIRYGAIDANLERRTGANVWIEMTLSEGKNREVRRVLEHLGLRVSRLIRTRYGPFVLGDLPAGDIGEVRVADLIAFRQTLKAAAKLRPKVADVAVPGTRRAPASRQPTGARAPAGPRPAPGVARAAAPHRGTSAPQPPRTGERAPVKAVATTSRPPRAAPRPTAPKAEEQPVTPQRPARIKRQPGWAKPKPKPGARPRGRK; from the coding sequence ATGGCCGACGAACGTTCCCCGCACCGCATCGCCAAGCTGCTCGCCCGCGCCGGCGTGGCCTCCCGGCGCGAGGTCGAGCGGATGATCGCCGAGGGGCGCGTCGCGAAGGACGGTGTCGTGCTCGACACGCCGGCCACGGTGCTGCCGTCGCTCGACGGCGTTACGGTAGACGGGGAGCCGGTCGCCGCGGCCGAGCCTACCCGGCTGTTTCTCTTCCACAAACCGACCGGTGTCTTGACCGCCGAGCGCGATCCGGCCGGTCGCGCGACGATCTACGACCGCTTGCCCGCCGATCTGCCGCGGCTCGTGCCCATCGGCCGGCTGGATCTCAATACCGAGGGGCTGTTGCTCCTGACCACCGATGGCGAATTCAAGCGACAACTCGAACTGCCCGCGACCGGCGTCGAGCGCAGCTATCGCGCGCGCGCCTACGGGCAGATCAGCCAGGCACAGCTCGAGGATCTGATCCACGGCATCGAGATCGACGGCATCCGCTACGGCGCGATCGACGCCAATCTCGAGCGCCGCACCGGTGCCAACGTCTGGATCGAGATGACGCTCAGCGAGGGCAAGAACCGCGAGGTCCGTCGCGTGCTCGAACATCTGGGGCTGCGCGTCAGCCGCCTGATCCGCACGCGGTATGGCCCGTTCGTGCTCGGCGACCTGCCGGCCGGCGACATCGGAGAGGTTCGCGTCGCGGACCTGATCGCTTTCCGCCAAACCCTGAAGGCCGCCGCCAAGCTGCGCCCAAAGGTAGCGGATGTCGCCGTGCCCGGCACCCGCCGTGCGCCTGCCTCGCGTCAGCCGACCGGCGCGCGCGCTCCCGCTGGGCCACGGCCCGCGCCCGGCGTGGCGCGAGCGGCTGCGCCCCATCGCGGCACCAGTGCGCCGCAGCCTCCGCGCACCGGCGAGCGCGCGCCCGTGAAAGCCGTCGCCACCACGTCACGCCCGCCGCGCGCCGCGCCGCGGCCGACAGCACCGAAGGCCGAGGAACAGCCGGTCACGCCGCAGCGGCCCGCCCGGATCAAGCGCCAACCCGGCTGGGCCAAGCCGAAGCCCAAGCCGGGCGCGCGTCCGCGGGGGCGCAAGTGA
- a CDS encoding response regulator translates to MLFGRRQRSIEKLLVVEDEPLVAFDTERMLSDQGFTIVATVDRVADAVRVIEAGAAIDLVLVDINLADGSGIDVARSAAARGIRVLFVTGACPVDAEVVAVGCLSKPYTQRDLVGSIDAIETAAEGRSPPRVPGGLRLFGGGTSMTGLT, encoded by the coding sequence ATGTTGTTCGGACGGCGGCAGCGGTCGATCGAAAAGTTGCTCGTCGTCGAGGACGAGCCGCTGGTGGCGTTCGACACCGAGCGGATGCTGAGCGATCAAGGCTTCACCATCGTCGCGACCGTCGACCGGGTCGCCGACGCGGTGCGGGTGATCGAGGCCGGCGCGGCGATCGATCTGGTGCTGGTCGACATCAACCTCGCCGATGGCAGCGGCATCGACGTCGCCCGGTCGGCAGCGGCGCGCGGGATCCGGGTGCTGTTCGTGACCGGCGCCTGCCCGGTCGATGCCGAGGTCGTGGCGGTCGGTTGTCTTTCGAAACCCTATACGCAACGGGATCTTGTCGGCTCGATCGACGCGATCGAGACGGCCGCGGAGGGGCGATCGCCGCCGCGCGTTCCCGGCGGATTGCGGCTGTTCGGAGGCGGAACGTCGATGACCGGGCTTACCTGA
- a CDS encoding inorganic phosphate transporter, translated as MASNVLEASPSSPPAATRSFDGPVHPVARVAFLAIVLIGFGYAGVSVLIDTQQVGEQLALGVFAFLGLALLIALGFEFVNGFHDTANAVATVIYTNALPAHFAVVWSGFFNFLGVMLSSGAVAYSIITLLPVDLILNVGSGAGFAMIFALLFAAVLWNLATWYVGLPNSSSHTLIGSVLGVGLANQLLTSDTGGTSGVDWSQATKVLTGLWMAPLIGFGAAALLLLVIRHMTRNPQLMTPPEGDTPPPRGIRALLIFTCTAVSFSHGSNDGQKGMGLIMLILIGCAPTAYALNRTLPASETPAFVQSAADARAMLVAHGATPVDPDRARAVLKTSLKKREVLNGQTYGAAITVSDQLARRVASYGSLGQVPASAAPNIRNDMYLVMDTTRMIAAAKDNGFNDGEKTVLTDYRTRLERGTRYIPLWVKVAVALALGLGTMVGWKRIVVTVGERIGKQHMTYGMGASAELVAAATILAADRFGLPVSTTHILSSGVAGASVASGHGLQRRTLLQLAAAWVMTLPVAMLLAGGLYWLLLSIVRTGGL; from the coding sequence ATGGCATCCAATGTCCTAGAGGCGTCGCCTTCGTCACCGCCCGCGGCGACGCGCTCGTTCGACGGTCCGGTTCATCCCGTGGCCCGTGTCGCCTTTCTGGCCATTGTCCTGATCGGCTTCGGCTATGCAGGGGTCAGCGTGTTGATCGACACGCAGCAGGTCGGGGAGCAACTCGCGCTCGGCGTGTTCGCGTTTCTCGGTCTCGCGTTGCTGATCGCACTCGGATTCGAGTTCGTGAACGGCTTCCACGACACGGCCAATGCCGTCGCGACCGTCATCTACACCAACGCATTGCCCGCGCATTTCGCGGTCGTCTGGTCGGGCTTCTTCAACTTTCTCGGCGTGATGCTCTCCTCGGGGGCGGTCGCCTATTCGATCATCACCCTGTTGCCGGTAGATCTGATCCTGAATGTCGGATCGGGCGCGGGCTTCGCGATGATCTTCGCGCTGCTGTTCGCGGCGGTGCTCTGGAACCTCGCGACCTGGTATGTCGGTCTTCCCAACAGTTCCAGCCATACGCTGATCGGTTCGGTGCTCGGTGTCGGGCTCGCGAACCAATTGCTGACCAGTGACACCGGCGGAACGTCGGGGGTCGACTGGTCGCAGGCCACGAAGGTGCTAACCGGATTGTGGATGGCGCCATTGATCGGGTTCGGCGCGGCCGCGCTGCTGCTGCTCGTCATCCGACACATGACCCGCAATCCACAACTGATGACCCCGCCGGAGGGCGACACGCCTCCGCCGCGCGGCATCCGGGCGCTGCTCATCTTCACCTGCACGGCGGTGTCGTTCAGCCACGGGTCCAATGACGGTCAGAAGGGCATGGGGCTCATCATGCTGATCCTGATCGGCTGCGCGCCCACCGCCTATGCGCTCAATCGTACCCTGCCGGCCAGCGAAACGCCCGCCTTCGTGCAGAGTGCGGCGGACGCCCGTGCGATGCTGGTCGCCCATGGTGCGACGCCGGTCGATCCCGATCGTGCACGCGCCGTCCTCAAGACGTCGCTGAAGAAGCGCGAGGTGCTGAACGGCCAGACTTATGGGGCGGCAATTACCGTTTCGGACCAACTCGCCCGCCGCGTCGCCAGCTATGGTTCGCTCGGCCAGGTCCCTGCGAGCGCCGCGCCCAACATCCGCAACGACATGTATCTCGTCATGGATACGACGCGGATGATCGCCGCCGCCAAAGACAACGGCTTCAACGACGGCGAGAAGACCGTGCTCACCGATTATCGCACGCGGCTGGAGCGGGGAACCCGCTACATCCCACTCTGGGTGAAGGTGGCGGTCGCGCTCGCGCTCGGACTTGGGACGATGGTCGGCTGGAAACGGATCGTCGTCACGGTCGGTGAGCGGATCGGCAAGCAGCACATGACATATGGGATGGGCGCATCCGCCGAACTCGTGGCCGCGGCGACGATCCTCGCCGCCGATCGCTTCGGCCTGCCGGTGTCGACGACGCACATCCTCTCGTCGGGCGTCGCTGGCGCATCGGTAGCGAGCGGGCACGGCCTGCAGCGTCGCACCTTGCTGCAGCTCGCCGCGGCATGGGTGATGACCTTGCCGGTAGCAATGCTGCTTGCCGGCGGGCTCTATTGGTTGTTGCTATCGATCGTCAGGACGGGCGGGCTCTAA
- a CDS encoding MFS transporter, which yields MSSSALPAASHRRILLASLVGTSVEFYDFYIYATAASLVFGPLFFPAGDPSAQLLAAYASLAVAFFARPVGAWAFGHYGDRIGRKSTLVVSLMLMGGSTLAIAFLPTYAQAGYLAPVLLCLLRFGQGFGLGGEWGGAALLAVENAPPGWRGRYGMVPQLGAPVGFIAANGLFLLLGLLMSAEDFVAWGWRIPFVLSVVLVGLGLWVRLKIAETPAFARVLEEGPPPAVPMGELLHDHWRAALGGTAGAIACFAVYYIATAFALGYATTRLGIARPTILSMQLGAILFMAVGIVLSGIWADRRDARHVLTWGCVFAVIAGFVLAPGLGSGSPPLIFASLSVALFAMGFVYGPLGAWLPGLFPARVRYTGVSLAFNMAGIIGGGLTPVAAETLARHGGLSLVSGYLAGMSLVSLVALLAMRPRDPAA from the coding sequence ATGTCCTCTTCCGCTCTTCCGGCCGCCTCGCATCGCCGTATCCTGCTCGCCAGCCTCGTCGGCACGTCGGTGGAGTTCTACGACTTCTATATCTATGCGACCGCTGCTTCGCTGGTGTTCGGGCCATTGTTCTTTCCCGCTGGCGATCCGTCCGCGCAATTGCTCGCCGCTTATGCGAGCCTGGCGGTGGCGTTCTTCGCACGGCCGGTCGGTGCCTGGGCGTTCGGTCATTACGGCGACCGGATCGGGCGCAAGTCGACGCTGGTCGTCAGCCTGATGCTGATGGGCGGATCGACGCTCGCGATCGCATTCCTGCCGACCTACGCGCAGGCCGGTTACCTCGCACCGGTGTTGCTGTGTTTGTTGCGGTTCGGCCAGGGCTTCGGGCTGGGCGGCGAATGGGGCGGGGCGGCGTTGCTCGCGGTCGAGAATGCGCCGCCGGGCTGGCGCGGGCGCTATGGCATGGTGCCGCAGCTCGGTGCGCCGGTCGGATTCATCGCCGCCAACGGGCTGTTCCTGCTGCTCGGCCTGCTGATGAGTGCCGAGGACTTCGTGGCCTGGGGATGGCGTATTCCGTTCGTGCTGTCGGTCGTGCTGGTCGGGCTCGGCCTGTGGGTGCGGCTGAAGATCGCCGAGACACCGGCGTTCGCACGTGTGCTGGAGGAAGGGCCGCCGCCAGCAGTGCCGATGGGTGAGTTGCTGCACGATCACTGGCGTGCGGCGCTGGGCGGCACCGCGGGGGCGATCGCCTGTTTCGCGGTCTATTATATCGCGACGGCGTTCGCGCTTGGCTATGCGACGACGCGGCTGGGGATTGCGCGGCCGACGATCCTGTCGATGCAACTCGGCGCGATCCTGTTCATGGCGGTCGGGATCGTCCTGTCGGGCATCTGGGCCGATCGCCGCGACGCACGGCATGTGCTGACCTGGGGATGCGTCTTCGCGGTGATCGCCGGATTCGTGCTGGCGCCGGGGCTGGGGTCGGGATCGCCGCCGCTGATCTTCGCCAGCCTGTCGGTGGCGCTGTTCGCGATGGGGTTCGTGTACGGACCGCTGGGTGCGTGGCTGCCCGGATTGTTCCCGGCGCGGGTGCGCTACACGGGGGTGAGCCTTGCCTTCAACATGGCCGGCATCATCGGCGGCGGGCTGACCCCGGTCGCCGCGGAAACGCTGGCGCGGCACGGCGGCCTGTCGCTGGTCAGCGGCTATCTTGCGGGAATGTCGCTGGTCAGTCTGGTCGCGCTGCTGGCGATGCGACCGCGCGACCCCGCCGCCTGA
- a CDS encoding prolyl oligopeptidase family serine peptidase, producing the protein MKSKRIGWWLAGVALTVAAGAAWAQRAAETDPYIWLEDKDGARAQRWVAAENARTLPRLQRDPRYTQFHAEALAIAAAKDRIPMPQQVMGRIVNFWRDADHPQGILRWTTPENYVAPQPEWRTLLDVDALSQAEGRKWVYKGLNCLSPDERLCLVALSEGGEDAVTYREFDLSTGQFVANGFVLPTSKQGAAWLDEDHLLVSRDWGAGTMTTSSYPFVVKKVTRGAPLTQAVEVYRGAPDDQLGTYASVMTDGAGNRAVFIERQKTFFGADRLLLTASGVTKLDLPARTAPAAMVDGQVVFTTSEPWGAIPTGAVAAVPLKALEAGRITPTLIFAPTPRQAVGGVDATRHHLIVDYTDNVRGRVNVYTPSATGWTAKAMALPDNASFGIVGTSDRNDTAFLATTGFLTPTTLARFTAGSDAAPVQVKALPAKFDASGLVVDQFEATSSDGTKVPYFIVHPRNAPRDGSTPTIMTAYGGFELPMLPSYSAITGKLWLERGGAYVLANIRGGGEFGPAWHDAGRKTKRQIIYDDFAAVARDLIARRLTSPAKLGIYGGSNGGLLMGVEFNQHPDLWKAVTIQVPLLDMLRYEQIAAGASWVDEYGSVSVPAERAFLRTISPYHNIKRGVSYPEPYIWTTTKDDRVGPQHARKFAARLKEYELPYLFYEDTAGGHSGDADIEQGARLQALQMTYFAQKLIGSRQP; encoded by the coding sequence ATGAAAAGTAAGCGTATCGGATGGTGGCTCGCGGGTGTGGCGTTGACGGTGGCCGCGGGGGCGGCATGGGCGCAGCGCGCGGCGGAAACCGATCCCTATATCTGGCTCGAGGACAAAGACGGCGCGCGCGCGCAACGCTGGGTCGCGGCGGAGAATGCCCGCACCTTGCCGCGCCTGCAACGCGATCCGCGCTACACGCAATTCCATGCCGAAGCGCTGGCGATCGCTGCGGCCAAGGATCGCATTCCGATGCCCCAGCAGGTGATGGGGCGGATCGTCAACTTCTGGCGCGACGCCGATCATCCGCAGGGCATTCTTCGTTGGACGACTCCCGAGAATTACGTCGCGCCGCAACCCGAATGGCGTACGTTGCTCGACGTCGACGCGCTCAGCCAGGCGGAAGGACGCAAGTGGGTCTACAAGGGGCTGAACTGCCTCTCGCCTGACGAGCGGCTGTGCCTGGTGGCGCTGTCGGAAGGCGGCGAGGATGCCGTCACCTATCGTGAATTCGATCTATCGACCGGCCAGTTCGTCGCAAACGGCTTCGTGCTGCCGACGTCGAAGCAGGGAGCGGCGTGGCTCGACGAGGACCATCTGCTGGTCAGCCGCGATTGGGGCGCGGGGACGATGACCACGTCGAGCTATCCGTTCGTCGTCAAGAAGGTCACGCGGGGCGCTCCGTTGACTCAGGCCGTGGAGGTCTATCGCGGCGCGCCCGACGATCAGCTCGGCACCTATGCGAGCGTCATGACCGATGGCGCGGGCAACCGCGCGGTGTTCATCGAGCGGCAGAAGACCTTCTTCGGGGCGGACCGGCTGCTTCTGACCGCCTCCGGTGTCACGAAACTCGATCTGCCCGCGCGCACCGCGCCTGCGGCGATGGTGGACGGTCAGGTCGTCTTCACGACCAGCGAGCCGTGGGGCGCGATCCCGACCGGCGCGGTGGCCGCCGTGCCGCTGAAGGCGCTCGAGGCGGGCCGGATCACGCCGACGCTGATCTTCGCGCCGACGCCGCGCCAGGCCGTCGGCGGTGTCGATGCGACCCGTCATCACCTGATCGTCGACTATACCGACAATGTTCGGGGGCGGGTCAATGTCTATACGCCGTCGGCGACCGGCTGGACCGCTAAGGCCATGGCGCTGCCGGACAATGCGAGCTTTGGCATCGTCGGCACATCGGACCGGAACGACACCGCGTTCTTGGCGACAACCGGCTTCCTGACGCCCACGACCCTGGCGCGGTTTACTGCGGGCAGCGATGCCGCGCCGGTGCAGGTCAAGGCGCTCCCCGCCAAGTTCGATGCATCCGGACTGGTCGTGGACCAGTTCGAGGCGACGTCCAGCGACGGCACCAAGGTTCCGTATTTCATCGTCCATCCGCGCAACGCACCGCGCGACGGCAGCACGCCGACGATCATGACCGCCTATGGCGGGTTCGAGCTGCCGATGTTGCCGAGCTATTCGGCGATCACCGGCAAATTGTGGCTGGAGCGCGGTGGCGCTTATGTCCTTGCCAACATCCGCGGCGGGGGCGAGTTCGGGCCGGCGTGGCATGATGCCGGTCGCAAGACCAAGCGCCAGATCATCTACGACGACTTCGCGGCGGTTGCCCGCGACCTCATCGCCCGGCGGCTCACCAGCCCCGCCAAGCTTGGGATTTACGGTGGATCCAACGGCGGCCTACTGATGGGGGTGGAGTTCAACCAGCATCCGGATCTCTGGAAGGCGGTGACGATCCAGGTGCCGCTGCTCGACATGTTGCGCTACGAGCAGATCGCGGCCGGTGCGTCATGGGTCGACGAATATGGCTCGGTTTCGGTGCCGGCGGAGCGGGCGTTCCTGCGGACGATCTCGCCGTACCACAACATCAAGCGTGGCGTGTCCTATCCCGAGCCGTACATCTGGACCACGACCAAGGACGATCGTGTCGGCCCGCAGCATGCCCGGAAATTCGCGGCCCGGCTCAAGGAGTATGAGCTGCCGTACCTTTTCTACGAGGATACGGCGGGCGGCCACTCGGGCGATGCCGATATCGAGCAAGGAGCGCGTTTGCAGGCGTTGCAGATGACCTATTTCGCGCAAAAGTTGATCGGGTCGCGACAACCCTGA
- a CDS encoding UrcA family protein translates to MNRFDRAALTALLTLAFSSSPALAQPDRVTFTARVAVNDLNLATVAGQYHFRQRARRAAIKVCGHPFDIRDRFDVLRCQAEMGKDAQLRLAALTHARGVELAAITRR, encoded by the coding sequence ATGAACCGCTTCGATCGCGCCGCGCTTACGGCCTTGCTGACGCTCGCTTTTTCCTCCTCGCCCGCCCTGGCCCAACCGGATCGCGTAACGTTCACCGCACGAGTCGCGGTCAACGATCTCAATCTCGCCACCGTCGCCGGCCAATACCATTTCCGCCAACGCGCCCGCCGCGCAGCCATCAAGGTCTGCGGTCATCCCTTTGATATCCGTGACCGTTTTGACGTGCTCCGCTGCCAGGCCGAGATGGGCAAGGACGCGCAGCTACGGCTCGCCGCGCTGACGCACGCACGCGGCGTTGAACTGGCGGCGATCACCCGCCGCTGA
- the rsmD gene encoding 16S rRNA (guanine(966)-N(2))-methyltransferase RsmD — translation MRIIAGQWRGRPLAAPKGDATRPTADRTREALFSMLASRVGSFEGLACADLFAGSGALGLEALSRGAASCLFVEQDKPALDVLRANVAKLGATGADIRAASVMALGPARAPLDIVMMDPPYATGAGAVAADKLTRLGWIGPATWVSIETAKGEGEIPAGFVVDADRTHGRARLMLLRLG, via the coding sequence GTGAGGATCATCGCCGGCCAGTGGCGCGGTCGTCCGCTCGCCGCGCCCAAGGGCGACGCCACCCGCCCCACCGCCGATCGTACGCGCGAGGCATTGTTCTCGATGCTCGCCAGCCGCGTCGGCAGCTTCGAGGGGCTGGCGTGCGCCGACCTCTTCGCGGGCTCCGGAGCGCTCGGACTGGAGGCCCTGTCGCGCGGCGCCGCAAGTTGCCTGTTCGTGGAGCAGGACAAGCCGGCGCTCGACGTGCTGCGCGCCAATGTCGCGAAGCTGGGGGCGACGGGCGCCGACATCCGGGCCGCGTCGGTGATGGCGCTCGGCCCGGCGCGTGCGCCGCTCGACATCGTGATGATGGACCCGCCCTATGCGACCGGCGCGGGTGCGGTGGCTGCCGACAAGCTGACCCGGCTCGGCTGGATCGGTCCGGCGACATGGGTCTCGATCGAAACCGCGAAGGGTGAGGGCGAGATACCGGCGGGCTTTGTCGTCGACGCCGATCGCACGCACGGCCGCGCGCGCCTGATGCTGTTACGGCTTGGCTGA
- a CDS encoding UvrD-helicase domain-containing protein, with amino-acid sequence MTERSAATQDPPYLAGLNSPQREAVLTTDGPVLVLAGAGTGKTAALTARLAHLLWTRRAYPSEILSVTFTNKAAREMRERVGRLVGDAVEGMPWLGTFHAIGAKMLRRHAELVGLQSNFTILDTDDQLRLLKQLVLAADIDEKRFPARSLAGLIDEWKNKGLVPAEIDAGESERYANGRGGELYQQYQDRLKAVNACDFGDLLLHVLTILKRDRGVLEHYQQRFRYIMVDEYQDTNSVQYLWLRLLAQERRNICCVGDDDQSIYSWRGAQVENILKFEKDFPGARVIRLEQNYRSTPHILAAASGVIANNGGRLGKELWTELDAGEKVRVLGVWDGPEEARRVGDEIESVQRSGKSLDEIAILVRAQHQTREFEDRFIAIGLPYRIVGGFRFYERAEIRDALAYLRVVNQPADDLAFERIVNTPKRGLGDKAIAKLHQLARAEGVPLSIAAARILDTDELTPQARKALGRFVGDVARWRDMARDLPHPELARQILDESGYTAMYQAEKSTEAAGRLENLTELVRAMEEYENLGAFLEHVSLVMDNEATRDDPKVTIMTIHAAKGLEFDTVFLAGWEEGLFPSQRSLDEGGTRSLEEERRLAYVAITRARRLATILHAANRRIYGQWTSSIPSRFVGELPPQHVESETSMSGGESLWRANWSERADPFADVARGTGRGPGWQRAAGTLGTKPGGEWSSRTFTREPARVVESRSSAVSLGNKGRGDLSVGQRVFHQKFGYGAIAEIEGNKLEIDFEQAGRKRVMDSFVTAG; translated from the coding sequence GTGACCGAACGCTCCGCCGCTACGCAGGACCCGCCGTATCTGGCCGGGCTCAACTCCCCGCAACGCGAGGCGGTGCTGACCACCGACGGCCCGGTTCTGGTGCTGGCGGGCGCGGGCACCGGGAAGACCGCGGCGCTGACCGCGCGACTGGCGCATCTGCTGTGGACGCGGCGCGCCTATCCGTCGGAGATCCTGTCGGTGACCTTCACCAACAAGGCCGCACGCGAAATGCGCGAGCGGGTCGGGCGGCTGGTCGGCGACGCGGTCGAGGGGATGCCGTGGCTCGGCACCTTCCACGCGATCGGCGCGAAGATGCTGCGCCGTCACGCCGAGCTGGTCGGATTGCAGAGCAACTTCACGATCCTCGACACCGACGATCAGCTGCGCCTGCTCAAGCAACTCGTCCTGGCCGCGGACATCGACGAAAAGCGTTTCCCGGCGCGATCGCTGGCCGGGCTGATCGACGAGTGGAAGAACAAGGGGCTCGTGCCCGCCGAGATCGATGCCGGCGAAAGCGAACGCTACGCCAACGGGCGCGGCGGCGAGCTGTACCAGCAATATCAGGACCGGCTGAAGGCGGTGAACGCCTGCGACTTCGGTGACCTGCTGCTGCACGTCCTCACGATCCTGAAGCGCGACCGCGGGGTGCTGGAACACTATCAGCAGCGCTTCCGCTACATCATGGTCGACGAATATCAGGACACCAATTCGGTCCAGTACCTGTGGCTGCGGCTGCTCGCGCAGGAGCGGCGCAACATCTGCTGCGTCGGCGACGACGATCAGTCGATCTATTCGTGGCGCGGCGCGCAGGTCGAGAATATCCTGAAGTTCGAGAAGGACTTTCCCGGCGCCAGGGTGATCCGGCTCGAGCAGAACTATCGCTCGACCCCGCATATCCTCGCCGCGGCGTCGGGCGTGATCGCGAACAACGGCGGGCGGCTTGGCAAGGAGCTGTGGACCGAGCTTGATGCCGGCGAGAAGGTGCGCGTGCTCGGCGTCTGGGATGGTCCCGAGGAAGCGCGTCGCGTCGGCGACGAGATCGAATCGGTGCAGCGTAGCGGCAAGAGCCTCGACGAGATCGCGATCCTCGTTCGCGCGCAGCACCAGACCCGCGAGTTCGAGGACCGCTTCATCGCGATCGGGCTGCCGTACCGGATCGTTGGCGGATTCCGCTTCTACGAACGCGCCGAGATCCGCGACGCTTTGGCGTATCTGCGCGTCGTCAACCAACCCGCCGACGATCTGGCGTTCGAACGGATCGTCAACACGCCGAAGCGCGGGCTGGGCGACAAGGCGATCGCGAAACTGCACCAGCTCGCGCGGGCGGAGGGCGTGCCGCTGTCGATCGCGGCGGCCCGGATCCTCGACACCGACGAATTGACTCCACAGGCGCGGAAAGCACTCGGGCGGTTCGTCGGCGATGTCGCGCGATGGCGGGACATGGCGCGCGACCTGCCGCATCCGGAGCTGGCGCGACAGATCCTCGACGAGAGCGGCTATACCGCGATGTATCAGGCGGAGAAGTCGACCGAGGCAGCGGGGCGGCTGGAAAACCTCACCGAGCTGGTCCGCGCGATGGAGGAATATGAGAACCTCGGCGCGTTCCTCGAACATGTCAGCCTCGTCATGGACAATGAGGCGACGCGCGACGATCCCAAGGTGACGATCATGACGATCCATGCCGCCAAGGGGCTGGAGTTCGACACCGTCTTCCTCGCCGGCTGGGAAGAGGGGCTGTTCCCGTCGCAACGGTCGCTTGATGAGGGCGGCACGCGCTCGCTGGAGGAAGAGCGCCGGCTGGCCTATGTCGCGATCACGCGGGCGCGGCGGCTGGCGACGATCCTCCATGCCGCCAACCGCCGCATCTATGGCCAGTGGACCAGTTCGATCCCGTCGCGCTTCGTCGGCGAGTTGCCGCCGCAGCATGTCGAGAGCGAGACGAGCATGTCGGGCGGCGAGAGCCTGTGGCGCGCCAATTGGTCGGAGCGCGCCGATCCGTTTGCGGATGTCGCGCGCGGCACCGGCCGCGGGCCCGGGTGGCAGCGCGCCGCCGGGACGCTTGGCACCAAGCCGGGCGGCGAGTGGTCGAGCCGCACGTTCACGCGCGAACCGGCGCGAGTCGTCGAAAGTCGATCCTCGGCTGTGAGCCTGGGAAACAAGGGCCGCGGCGACCTGTCGGTGGGCCAGCGCGTGTTCCATCAGAAGTTCGGCTATGGCGCGATCGCGGAGATCGAGGGCAACAAGCTGGAGATCGATTTCGAGCAGGCCGGACGCAAGCGCGTGATGGACAGCTTCGTCACCGCCGGTTGA